Proteins from one Gimesia maris genomic window:
- a CDS encoding VOC family protein, with product MRAQPMIVVNNVEASSAWYQRLLNVKSGHGGSEYEQLMNHEDTLILQLHMWETDEHPFLGDPAALKGNGALLWFEIDDFEDAVRRAEDLGVEILDGPLVNPNAQHREIWIRDPDGYTIVLATKYGDL from the coding sequence ATGCGTGCTCAACCGATGATTGTTGTGAATAATGTGGAAGCCAGCAGTGCCTGGTATCAGCGATTACTGAATGTCAAGAGCGGGCATGGCGGCAGCGAATATGAACAGTTGATGAATCATGAGGATACGCTGATTCTGCAGCTGCACATGTGGGAAACGGACGAGCATCCGTTTCTGGGTGATCCCGCTGCGCTGAAGGGTAACGGTGCATTGCTCTGGTTTGAGATCGATGATTTTGAAGACGCCGTCCGGCGAGCCGAAGATCTGGGAGTGGAAATTCTCGACGGACCGCTGGTCAATCCCAACGCCCAACATCGGGAGATCTGGATTCGCGATCCGGATGGTTATACGATTGTGCTGGCGACAAAATATGGGGACCTGTGA
- a CDS encoding class I SAM-dependent methyltransferase produces the protein MTTNYDPIAEQYKRSKQQPWRTFIECYTLLELAGDPQGLSVLDVACGEGFYTRMLRERGATHVMGIDLSQGMIELAQRQEAQNQQGIEFIVGDARELPVSEQFDLAVAAYLLNYARTRDELQSMCNGIANALKPGGRFVTVNSSPMFHFPGSPSFRHFGFETSASTDWQEGTPITWTFHLDDGPFDIENYHLTADTHEAAFRTAGFNEVRWHAPQLSSDGLTDNTPEYWSPLLTNSPITFIECVK, from the coding sequence ATGACAACAAACTACGACCCTATTGCTGAGCAGTATAAACGGTCTAAACAGCAGCCCTGGCGCACATTTATTGAATGTTACACGCTGCTGGAGCTGGCCGGTGATCCGCAGGGTCTGTCCGTTCTGGATGTCGCATGCGGCGAAGGCTTTTATACACGCATGCTCCGTGAACGTGGTGCCACACATGTGATGGGCATCGACCTGTCGCAGGGCATGATCGAACTCGCACAGAGACAGGAAGCGCAGAACCAGCAGGGAATTGAATTTATCGTCGGTGACGCACGGGAGCTGCCGGTATCCGAACAGTTTGATCTGGCTGTCGCCGCCTATCTGCTGAATTATGCTCGCACGCGTGACGAACTGCAGTCCATGTGCAACGGCATCGCGAATGCACTGAAGCCGGGCGGACGCTTTGTTACCGTCAACAGCAGCCCGATGTTTCACTTTCCCGGCAGCCCGTCGTTTCGTCACTTCGGCTTTGAAACGTCTGCCAGCACAGACTGGCAGGAAGGCACGCCAATCACCTGGACCTTCCACCTGGATGACGGTCCGTTTGACATTGAAAACTACCATTTGACGGCGGACACCCACGAGGCCGCCTTCCGCACAGCCGGCTTTAATGAAGTCCGCTGGCATGCCCCGCAACTCTCATCGGACGGCCTGACAGACAACACGCCGGAATACTGGTCCCCCCTGTTAACGAATTCTCCCATCACATTCATTGAGTGCGTGAAATAG
- a CDS encoding carbon-nitrogen hydrolase family protein, protein MTYPAFKAALAHVSPVFLNKDATVEKSCSLIREAARNGAQMIVFPETYIPAFPVWCALQAPIHNHDLFCELAANSIKVDGPELAQIAETARECEMFVSMGFNEGTTVSDGCIWNANALIGDDGNILCHHRKIVPTFYEKLVWSPGDGAGLEVCATRLGRLGMLICGENTNPLARFTLLAQGEQVHMSTYPPVWPSHDPAVHENYDLKNAILIRAGAHSFEGKLFNLVAAGYLDQSAFDLLKQRDPDSARILEGSPRGISVAIGPNGTPISEIMQADEGLLYADIDLSQCVEPKQLHDLAGGYNRFDIFQLTVDRRAQRPIRFQTEHSSQNDETSEGDTLTFRS, encoded by the coding sequence ATGACTTATCCTGCATTCAAAGCGGCTCTGGCTCACGTATCTCCTGTGTTCCTCAATAAAGACGCGACGGTCGAAAAATCCTGTTCGCTGATTCGTGAAGCCGCCCGCAACGGGGCGCAGATGATTGTGTTTCCCGAGACGTATATTCCCGCGTTCCCGGTGTGGTGCGCGTTGCAGGCACCGATTCATAATCACGATCTGTTCTGCGAGCTGGCGGCGAACTCGATCAAGGTCGATGGTCCCGAACTGGCTCAGATCGCAGAGACCGCCCGCGAATGTGAAATGTTTGTCTCGATGGGCTTCAATGAAGGAACCACCGTCAGCGATGGCTGCATCTGGAACGCCAACGCGCTGATCGGCGATGATGGCAATATCCTGTGTCACCACAGGAAGATTGTGCCGACCTTCTACGAAAAGCTGGTCTGGTCTCCCGGCGATGGTGCGGGCCTGGAAGTCTGTGCGACGCGTCTGGGACGACTGGGCATGCTGATCTGTGGTGAGAATACCAATCCGCTGGCCCGGTTCACGCTGCTGGCCCAGGGAGAGCAGGTCCACATGTCAACATACCCGCCGGTCTGGCCTTCACACGATCCCGCCGTCCATGAAAACTACGATCTGAAAAATGCGATTCTGATCCGCGCCGGGGCGCATTCATTCGAAGGCAAACTGTTCAACCTGGTGGCCGCCGGTTATCTGGATCAGTCAGCCTTTGACCTGCTGAAACAGCGAGATCCCGATTCAGCCCGCATCCTGGAAGGCAGCCCGCGCGGTATCTCGGTGGCGATCGGCCCGAATGGCACGCCGATCAGCGAGATCATGCAGGCAGACGAAGGCCTCCTCTACGCCGACATCGACCTCTCCCAATGCGTCGAACCCAAACAGCTCCACGATCTGGCGGGAGGCTACAATCGGTTTGATATTTTCCAGTTGACCGTAGATCGCAGGGCACAGCGTCCCATCCGGTTTCAAACGGAGCACAGTTCGCAGAACGATGAAACGTCTGAGGGTGACACGCTGACCTTTCGCTCCTGA
- a CDS encoding DUF4253 domain-containing protein, protein MTFTSIQVPGTEAVERLNELREQFAKTGKYPFLIGPHEELTRITESAEFNQQSPEEIILASQKIDLDEWVAKRRAELEEYGFSPDDVQGEWPGAITEKGSLSLHKDILTGRVHPKVFIGQVQVETSWQIPAVLKYGGWNDCPEAEVQCAFHRKWQTEFETEICSVAGDVIECTVNRPPQDQETALRLAWEQYWYCADIVDQGCETISNLAATLLKSPYWFFWWD, encoded by the coding sequence ATGACATTCACATCGATTCAAGTCCCCGGTACAGAAGCGGTCGAACGGTTAAATGAGTTGAGAGAGCAGTTTGCGAAAACAGGAAAATACCCGTTTCTGATCGGGCCACACGAAGAACTGACGCGGATTACGGAATCTGCTGAATTTAACCAGCAGTCACCCGAGGAAATCATACTCGCCTCCCAGAAGATCGATCTGGATGAGTGGGTGGCGAAACGTCGGGCGGAGCTGGAAGAGTATGGATTTTCTCCCGATGATGTCCAGGGGGAATGGCCTGGAGCCATTACGGAGAAAGGTTCCCTCAGCCTGCATAAAGATATTCTGACCGGAAGAGTTCACCCCAAAGTCTTTATCGGACAGGTACAAGTCGAAACGTCCTGGCAAATTCCAGCCGTTTTAAAATATGGCGGCTGGAATGATTGCCCTGAAGCGGAGGTTCAATGTGCCTTCCATCGCAAGTGGCAAACTGAGTTTGAAACGGAAATCTGCAGTGTCGCGGGGGATGTTATCGAATGCACGGTCAATCGCCCTCCTCAAGATCAGGAAACCGCCCTGCGACTGGCCTGGGAACAGTACTGGTATTGTGCAGATATTGTGGATCAGGGATGCGAAACGATCAGTAATCTGGCTGCGACGCTTCTGAAATCTCCCTACTGGTTCTTCTGGTGGGATTAA
- a CDS encoding AAA family ATPase: MSNAKKLESMLEFLCNDVYEALSDNLDKILEYTGPGKLGDRITGLLQLAIQDEGTLLKPAINASAINSVLTIIRDGILADTEVADSELQVSAELLKHSLHRFSFMEDYKQYLYGCNAEEFRELLIQWEADNSWLGGAILDGAVIEPFRLLVMIACDIKKTPVLFQSYSKILRLTAKIILNANGIQKEDQTYFAQLSKGLSEIEAAICQDLETEAEQRSTQESVGSEKTTSQITPEESLKQGLRGLNALIGLDAVKAEVTRMANFLKIRQQRQEMGMPVASQTLHFVFTGNPGTGKTTVARIIAKILYGYQILKTPNFIEADRATMVGGFIGQTAIKTNEVIAKATDGVLFIDEAYTLAKSGSQDYGQEAIDTILKKMEDLRERLVVIVAGYPVEMAEFIESNPGLESRFSRYIVFEDYHVSDLCLIFELMCNANAYQLTPAARGNLAILLNRVFTDRDQNFGNARLVRNAYERTLGNHADRLAMSTEPITREALSTIEAVDLPFRIAKGMTGPVDLKTSRWRVNCPHCENTTIASLPFLGQIVKCNACDTRFRCPWWNLDRDSVPGLSGFELYERPSDLDGYDIQPEETTAQT; this comes from the coding sequence ATGAGCAATGCGAAGAAGCTGGAATCGATGCTCGAATTCCTGTGCAATGATGTTTACGAGGCCCTTTCAGACAATCTGGACAAGATTCTGGAATATACAGGCCCAGGTAAACTGGGAGATCGTATTACCGGACTGTTGCAGTTAGCGATTCAGGACGAGGGTACACTCCTCAAACCAGCGATTAATGCTTCCGCAATCAACAGTGTTCTCACAATTATACGCGACGGCATTCTTGCCGATACGGAAGTTGCTGACTCAGAACTACAGGTCTCTGCGGAACTGCTGAAACATTCCCTGCATCGTTTCAGTTTCATGGAAGATTACAAACAATATCTCTATGGCTGTAATGCAGAAGAGTTTCGGGAACTATTGATCCAGTGGGAAGCAGACAACAGCTGGCTCGGTGGTGCGATTCTTGACGGAGCCGTGATTGAACCCTTTCGACTGTTGGTCATGATTGCCTGCGATATCAAAAAAACTCCTGTTTTATTTCAGTCTTACAGTAAAATCCTGCGGCTGACGGCGAAAATCATCCTGAATGCCAATGGAATTCAAAAGGAAGACCAGACATATTTTGCTCAATTGAGTAAGGGCCTGTCCGAGATTGAAGCAGCAATCTGTCAAGACCTGGAGACCGAAGCTGAGCAGCGCAGCACACAGGAGTCAGTTGGTTCCGAGAAAACAACCAGTCAGATCACTCCCGAAGAATCATTAAAACAGGGGCTGCGGGGACTCAACGCGCTGATCGGTCTGGATGCGGTCAAAGCGGAGGTCACGCGGATGGCGAACTTTCTGAAAATCCGCCAGCAGAGACAGGAAATGGGGATGCCTGTCGCTTCGCAGACACTGCACTTCGTCTTCACGGGAAATCCGGGGACCGGGAAAACGACGGTCGCCCGGATCATCGCCAAGATCCTGTATGGCTATCAGATTTTAAAGACCCCCAATTTTATCGAAGCCGACCGGGCGACAATGGTTGGCGGCTTTATCGGTCAGACGGCGATCAAAACCAACGAAGTCATCGCGAAAGCCACCGATGGCGTGCTGTTCATCGACGAAGCCTACACACTGGCAAAATCGGGTAGCCAGGATTACGGACAGGAAGCCATCGATACGATCCTCAAGAAAATGGAAGACCTGCGGGAGCGCCTGGTCGTCATCGTCGCCGGCTATCCAGTCGAAATGGCGGAGTTCATCGAATCCAACCCGGGGCTGGAAAGCCGCTTCAGCCGCTATATTGTGTTCGAAGATTATCACGTATCAGATCTGTGTCTGATTTTTGAACTGATGTGCAACGCCAATGCGTACCAGTTGACGCCCGCCGCCCGCGGCAACCTGGCGATCCTGCTCAACCGGGTCTTCACCGACCGCGATCAGAATTTCGGGAATGCCCGCCTGGTCCGCAACGCCTACGAACGCACGCTGGGCAATCATGCCGACCGCCTGGCGATGAGCACCGAGCCGATCACCCGCGAAGCACTGTCGACCATCGAAGCAGTCGACCTCCCGTTTCGCATTGCAAAAGGGATGACAGGCCCCGTCGATCTGAAGACTTCTCGCTGGAGAGTGAACTGCCCGCACTGTGAAAACACGACCATCGCGAGTCTCCCCTTTCTGGGACAGATCGTTAAATGCAATGCCTGCGACACCCGCTTCCGCTGCCCGTGGTGGAACCTGGACCGCGATTCAGTCCCCGGCTTAAGCGGTTTTGAACTCTACGAACGCCCGAGTGATCTGGATGGATACGATATTCAACCTGAGGAAACGACCGCGCAAACTTAA
- a CDS encoding DUF3050 domain-containing protein, which yields MTQQITSEIIDSFTSQLEEHPIYEAIATLEDLQRFMEHHVYSVWDFMSLVKYLQGVIAPTGAPWLPRGDASVRRFINEIVLEEECDETADGEFSSHFELYQTAMNEVGASTQPLQEFIKIVDQQGIEAALQYPDLPEPSRQFTTKTFEFIADGAPHKIAAAFALGREHIIPGMFRSILKQTGVTEQQAPVFHFYLNRHVELDGDFHAPLSLRLLNGLCDNDPAKIQEAISAAQAAVEARLRLWDGVLESIQAKV from the coding sequence ATGACTCAACAAATCACGTCTGAAATTATTGATTCTTTCACCAGCCAGCTGGAAGAGCACCCGATCTACGAAGCGATTGCCACGCTGGAAGATCTACAGCGGTTTATGGAACACCATGTCTATTCGGTCTGGGATTTCATGTCGCTGGTCAAGTATTTGCAGGGAGTAATCGCGCCCACCGGTGCGCCGTGGCTGCCACGTGGCGATGCGAGCGTGCGACGGTTTATCAATGAGATCGTGCTGGAAGAAGAATGCGACGAAACTGCCGACGGCGAATTCTCCAGTCATTTTGAACTGTATCAGACCGCGATGAATGAAGTCGGTGCCAGCACGCAGCCCCTGCAGGAATTTATCAAGATCGTCGATCAGCAGGGAATTGAAGCGGCACTGCAGTATCCCGATCTACCGGAACCATCGCGTCAGTTCACAACCAAAACGTTTGAGTTCATTGCAGATGGCGCACCACACAAAATCGCTGCCGCGTTTGCTCTGGGCCGCGAACACATTATTCCCGGCATGTTCCGTTCGATTCTGAAACAGACCGGCGTCACCGAACAGCAGGCCCCCGTGTTTCACTTCTATCTCAATCGGCACGTCGAACTGGACGGCGACTTCCACGCACCGCTCTCACTGCGACTGCTTAACGGGCTGTGTGACAATGACCCTGCGAAAATACAGGAAGCCATCTCCGCAGCACAAGCCGCCGTGGAAGCACGACTGCGATTATGGGATGGCGTGCTGGAGAGTATTCAGGCGAAAGTGTGA
- the gntH gene encoding guanitoxin biosynthesis MBL fold metallo-hydrolase GntH: protein MTQDETNQNKPTGNDQGRRNFLKGSAAAVGAGLAASVPGMASAADSDCEMKNPYGARPGGGISLPDYYKPWPAIKNRNVFMPGTEILPKNEMRISFLGSTPWPPTRLQSGTSILVELGNGESQPRRFFFDLGNGSISNAIAMQVPAPLINDIFISHLHSDHFADLPYMYPFRAFSGGYTPLRVYGPSGRTPELGMKHMIKHMREMNRWHEENFNACPIGDGMEIEVTEFDWKEENGICYDKDGVKVRHWPRSHVKDGASAYRLDWEDAGLSFVWTGDGRPDELSAKYGKGVDVFVSEGTIDVPSLSSMKLGAPAELWEYTIDIFHTMYYAAGYLFKQTQPRMAAICHYEYAGPALEAESTAEVRSNWDGLFMFGGPDVQVINVTKDAIWSREALLPDGAAPASMDPRWLLKPGEKLPAEITLPTPRLPREKQQEQFLRDLEIDPKLYYPPDAYRKPVQKWPGIKLNPREMLESRGIKVDEDK from the coding sequence TTGACACAAGACGAAACAAACCAGAACAAGCCAACAGGAAATGATCAGGGCAGACGTAATTTTCTTAAAGGGAGTGCCGCCGCAGTAGGAGCGGGGCTGGCAGCTTCTGTTCCCGGAATGGCATCGGCGGCGGACAGCGACTGTGAAATGAAAAACCCCTACGGTGCGCGTCCCGGCGGCGGAATCAGTCTGCCCGATTACTATAAGCCCTGGCCGGCGATCAAAAATCGCAACGTGTTTATGCCGGGCACGGAAATCCTGCCGAAAAATGAAATGCGAATCTCGTTTCTCGGCAGTACTCCCTGGCCTCCCACACGTCTGCAGTCGGGGACTTCGATTCTGGTGGAACTGGGGAATGGCGAATCGCAGCCCCGCCGCTTCTTTTTTGATCTGGGGAACGGCAGTATCTCGAATGCCATCGCCATGCAGGTTCCTGCGCCGCTGATCAATGATATCTTCATCAGCCACCTGCACTCCGATCACTTTGCCGATCTGCCTTACATGTATCCCTTCCGCGCCTTTTCCGGCGGATATACACCACTGCGGGTCTATGGTCCTTCAGGCAGAACCCCCGAACTGGGCATGAAGCATATGATTAAACATATGCGTGAAATGAATCGCTGGCATGAAGAAAACTTCAACGCCTGTCCCATCGGCGATGGCATGGAAATTGAAGTCACCGAGTTCGACTGGAAGGAAGAGAACGGTATCTGCTACGACAAAGATGGCGTGAAAGTACGTCACTGGCCGCGCTCGCATGTGAAAGACGGTGCGTCCGCCTATCGTCTCGACTGGGAAGACGCCGGGCTCTCCTTTGTCTGGACCGGTGATGGCCGCCCGGATGAACTGTCGGCCAAATATGGCAAAGGGGTCGATGTCTTCGTTTCCGAAGGGACAATTGATGTTCCCAGCCTGTCCTCCATGAAGCTGGGCGCACCTGCGGAACTCTGGGAATACACGATCGACATTTTCCATACCATGTATTACGCCGCCGGCTATCTGTTTAAACAGACGCAGCCCCGTATGGCGGCCATCTGTCATTACGAATATGCGGGTCCCGCACTTGAAGCGGAATCGACGGCGGAAGTCCGTTCCAACTGGGATGGACTCTTCATGTTCGGCGGACCCGATGTGCAGGTCATCAATGTGACCAAAGATGCGATCTGGTCCCGCGAAGCGTTGCTGCCTGATGGCGCTGCTCCAGCCTCAATGGACCCGCGCTGGCTGCTCAAGCCCGGAGAAAAACTACCGGCAGAAATCACACTGCCTACGCCCCGACTGCCACGCGAAAAGCAGCAGGAACAGTTTCTGCGCGATCTGGAAATCGATCCCAAACTTTATTATCCGCCCGATGCCTATCGTAAACCGGTTCAGAAATGGCCGGGTATCAAACTCAATCCGCGCGAGATGCTCGAATCGCGGGGCATCAAAGTCGACGAGGACAAGTAA
- a CDS encoding MarR family winged helix-turn-helix transcriptional regulator, with protein sequence MTASVPQPNIEQVQFDSPEQEVYLQLWRTYDCLKALEEALFVQYDLSAQQYNVLRLLQAVAPGTMQTMELGRRLISRAPDTTRMLDRLEKRSFIQRSRLPENRRVVEIAITKQGQALLEKMAKAVVKMHQNQLGHLTMSQQKQLVKLLKRTREPHEDASCDWLKSE encoded by the coding sequence ATGACAGCATCCGTGCCCCAACCCAATATCGAACAGGTTCAGTTTGACTCGCCGGAACAGGAAGTCTACCTGCAGCTCTGGCGGACGTACGACTGCCTGAAGGCCCTCGAAGAAGCCCTGTTCGTGCAATATGACCTGTCGGCACAGCAGTACAACGTACTGCGTCTGCTGCAGGCCGTCGCTCCGGGCACGATGCAGACGATGGAACTGGGTAGGCGGCTGATTTCGCGCGCCCCAGATACCACACGGATGCTGGATCGACTGGAAAAGCGATCTTTCATCCAGCGGAGTCGGCTTCCTGAGAATCGGCGGGTCGTGGAAATCGCCATCACAAAGCAGGGCCAGGCTCTGCTGGAAAAAATGGCCAAAGCGGTTGTGAAGATGCATCAGAATCAACTGGGGCATCTGACCATGTCACAACAGAAGCAGCTCGTCAAACTCCTGAAACGCACCCGGGAACCGCATGAAGATGCGAGTTGTGACTGGCTGAAATCGGAATGA
- a CDS encoding sulfite exporter TauE/SafE family protein: MTNQPWWNSVKKLWPFGLWLLAFYTVWLTILIATDGWQSLQHHWPIALAMALGSYIAGSTPMGGGTVGFPVLVLLFDMPGSLGRNFGLAVQSIGMVSAAIYIFSARRPLDWGLLRPALVGALIGTPLGAVCVAPFVPDLWVKLTFAVVWCSFGIMHLLKMRELVSATGVSDRWRTYDRLLGLAVGLSGGIVASITGVGIDMMVYATLVLLYRADLKIAIPTSVVIMAFASVVGITTNVILSHINPGLYYMDPEVYANWLAAAPIVALGAPFGALVVNLIPRTPTLLLVSLLCIGQFFWTIAHENVSGLVLLCAIAGVLAVNGVFHLLYRWGRNEDAFPALQQNAVETSAVQLASEENAS; encoded by the coding sequence ATGACGAATCAGCCGTGGTGGAATTCTGTGAAAAAACTGTGGCCCTTTGGTCTCTGGCTACTGGCATTCTATACGGTCTGGCTGACGATCCTCATCGCCACTGACGGCTGGCAGTCACTGCAGCATCACTGGCCGATTGCACTGGCGATGGCGTTGGGTTCGTATATCGCCGGTTCCACTCCCATGGGTGGGGGAACCGTGGGTTTTCCCGTGCTCGTATTACTGTTTGACATGCCAGGTTCCCTGGGACGCAACTTCGGACTGGCCGTGCAGTCGATCGGCATGGTATCAGCTGCGATCTATATTTTCTCGGCACGACGACCGCTCGACTGGGGACTGTTACGGCCCGCGCTCGTCGGTGCACTCATTGGTACGCCCCTGGGTGCTGTCTGTGTCGCACCGTTTGTACCTGACTTATGGGTCAAGCTGACATTTGCCGTCGTCTGGTGCAGCTTCGGCATTATGCATCTGCTGAAAATGCGCGAGCTGGTTTCAGCGACGGGAGTCAGTGATCGCTGGCGGACCTATGACCGGCTGCTGGGCCTGGCAGTCGGTCTGTCCGGCGGCATCGTCGCTTCCATTACCGGCGTAGGGATCGACATGATGGTCTATGCGACACTGGTGCTGCTGTATCGTGCGGATCTGAAAATTGCAATTCCGACGTCAGTGGTCATCATGGCGTTTGCGTCGGTCGTGGGAATTACGACAAATGTGATTCTGTCGCACATCAATCCCGGCCTGTATTACATGGACCCCGAAGTATATGCCAACTGGCTGGCGGCCGCCCCGATTGTCGCGCTGGGCGCACCCTTTGGAGCGCTGGTGGTGAATCTGATTCCCCGCACGCCGACACTGTTGCTGGTTTCCCTCTTGTGTATCGGGCAGTTCTTCTGGACGATTGCGCATGAAAATGTCTCCGGATTGGTTCTGCTCTGTGCCATCGCGGGTGTGCTCGCGGTCAACGGAGTCTTTCACCTGCTCTACCGCTGGGGACGCAACGAAGACGCCTTCCCGGCACTGCAACAGAACGCGGTGGAAACGTCTGCGGTTCAACTCGCCAGTGAAGAAAACGCAAGCTGA
- a CDS encoding mechanosensitive ion channel family protein, which produces MRIEKLLLMLVVCCFVPCMPVFAQEGKKTEEAKEVQSSQPAKDLKPFTTIDPTIPLDQLKIMVRPLTRQELQVEADAWFKLLRNKARQIAAARLGVKKTNEAISTDDDQQALESLKKAESVQKTADKMAKETEEDLVKKAQENLGVDVAVDAAKPDQTEAEKTTAEEQVAGSSETDDTGKATAPEVDSTPTHTAEVMKEQFLVNLTKLQDERTALSDRLEIVLTSLALKGGDVETYRKYIAAVSGIELDTSDASATWSGIKGWIISKEGGQRMAWNVGKFIATLLITWLVARIGSGVVRWILERKVRLTQLAENLISSTIKNIIFLIGFAVALTALEVDVTPILAAIGATGLVVGLALQGTLSNFASGLMILINRPFDVGNVVTAGGITGTVRQMNLVSTTFRTFDNQTIHVPNNSIWNNVITNITANKVRRVDLEFSIGYDDDFEQAEQIIKEVLEENELVLKDPAPVVVTHALADSSVNIVCRPWAKTENWWDVKTAVTREVKRRFDQANISIPFPQQDIHVYSAETLTGKNATLTQK; this is translated from the coding sequence GTGCGAATTGAAAAGCTGCTGTTGATGCTGGTTGTGTGCTGTTTTGTCCCATGTATGCCGGTGTTTGCGCAAGAAGGTAAAAAGACAGAAGAGGCAAAAGAGGTACAATCGTCTCAACCCGCAAAAGACCTGAAACCGTTTACCACGATCGACCCCACGATTCCACTTGACCAGTTGAAAATTATGGTCAGGCCTCTCACCAGGCAGGAACTGCAGGTTGAAGCAGATGCCTGGTTTAAATTATTACGCAACAAGGCGCGTCAGATCGCCGCCGCCCGGCTGGGGGTTAAGAAAACCAACGAAGCGATCAGTACCGACGATGATCAGCAGGCCCTCGAATCACTGAAGAAAGCAGAATCCGTTCAGAAGACTGCTGACAAGATGGCGAAGGAAACAGAAGAAGATCTGGTCAAGAAAGCACAGGAAAACCTGGGTGTAGATGTGGCCGTGGACGCCGCCAAACCGGATCAGACCGAGGCCGAAAAGACAACCGCAGAAGAGCAGGTTGCCGGCAGTTCAGAAACAGATGATACGGGAAAAGCGACCGCACCAGAAGTAGACTCAACACCCACCCATACCGCAGAAGTAATGAAAGAACAGTTTCTGGTCAATCTGACGAAACTGCAGGACGAACGGACTGCATTGAGCGATCGGCTGGAAATTGTGCTGACCTCACTGGCCCTCAAGGGAGGGGATGTCGAGACCTACCGAAAATATATTGCTGCTGTATCGGGGATTGAACTGGACACGTCTGATGCCAGTGCCACCTGGTCCGGGATCAAAGGCTGGATCATCTCCAAGGAAGGCGGTCAGCGGATGGCCTGGAACGTCGGTAAATTTATTGCAACGCTGCTGATCACCTGGCTGGTTGCCCGAATTGGTTCCGGGGTGGTACGCTGGATCCTGGAGCGTAAGGTCAGGTTGACGCAACTCGCCGAAAATCTGATCAGCAGCACGATTAAGAATATTATCTTTCTCATCGGTTTTGCCGTTGCACTCACGGCGCTGGAAGTTGATGTGACACCTATTCTGGCCGCCATTGGTGCCACTGGTCTGGTCGTCGGGCTGGCGTTACAGGGAACCTTGAGCAACTTTGCCAGCGGCCTGATGATTCTGATTAACCGTCCTTTTGATGTGGGGAACGTGGTGACAGCCGGGGGGATTACCGGAACCGTCAGGCAGATGAACCTGGTTTCCACAACGTTTCGAACATTTGACAATCAGACGATTCACGTCCCCAACAATTCCATCTGGAATAATGTGATCACCAATATTACGGCGAATAAAGTCAGACGCGTCGACCTGGAATTCAGCATCGGGTACGACGACGATTTCGAACAGGCCGAACAGATTATCAAAGAAGTGCTCGAAGAGAACGAACTGGTTCTGAAAGATCCCGCACCTGTCGTGGTCACGCACGCCCTGGCAGATTCCTCCGTGAATATTGTCTGTCGTCCGTGGGCGAAAACAGAAAACTGGTGGGATGTAAAAACCGCGGTCACCCGCGAAGTGAAACGTCGCTTCGACCAGGCGAATATTTCGATACCGTTTCCTCAGCAGGACATCCATGTTTATTCTGCGGAAACACTCACCGGGAAAAATGCCACGCTGACACAAAAGTAA